In Methanobrevibacter olleyae, the following are encoded in one genomic region:
- a CDS encoding glycosyltransferase family 2 protein, producing the protein MKIVSITMVKNEEDIIESFIRYNLNILDEMIILDNGSTDSTLKILKNLKDEDLPLTVLIDEDRYYNQDIKMTKLLYLAFDKYNADIVCVLDADEFISSDNSNPRDILQNIDCNKYYQVKWQTYIPTKYDDYNIDFIPSRINHIRDEKFDRLYKVIVPKEVIKNRNISIEMGNHNLVNINLEPDRSLDLKIAHFPLRSKEQCMSKILVGWPNMILKNKENNDYAVHWKLFFEKIKETGEISYEDLEYFSKNYSLANYEEGIEIYEKTMNIDFCTNIEIKYNYSYNYLRNILDNYVYYVDENIKLNEEIKSLNTVNKKEIKSLNTIDKIEDFKLSNSIIGEKNESYLITVVIPLHNGEKYLRECLDSLVNQTLGIENIEVILVDDLSTDNSVEIINEYTSKYPSIKLIQHTTNLGCGPARNTGLDHTHSDYITYLDCDDYISSNAYERALEIFKNDDDIDLVIYKWEEFNENGLLNSSDIAKTSLKEHKIITNINDYPELIFATFAYIKVYSKRMFEFLDFPSGTYQDNIASARVMINANKIYVADDITVYYRQHEDSISHIISADNYLNILNASKHVIDLRDESPDYYDILSFLALKLVYHCVWYICKSRDFLLKEGEILYPTLKKFPKYFSYDIFEKYQRLFPNYLPCSEQALWDIEEMGFYEYVIKSRCQDNIKSLNNKINSLNNENSNLKNNVTNLEDKNSKLNKKIKSQNKKIKNNDKLIKEIFNSKSWKLTTPLRRIVNFFR; encoded by the coding sequence ATGAAAATAGTCTCAATAACTATGGTAAAAAATGAAGAAGATATCATAGAATCTTTTATAAGATATAATTTAAATATTCTTGATGAGATGATAATTTTAGATAATGGCAGCACGGATAGCACATTAAAAATTCTAAAAAATCTTAAAGATGAAGATTTACCTTTAACTGTTCTTATTGATGAAGATAGGTATTATAATCAAGATATTAAGATGACAAAATTATTATATCTTGCATTTGATAAGTATAATGCAGATATTGTTTGTGTTTTAGATGCAGATGAATTTATCTCATCAGATAATTCAAATCCTAGAGATATACTTCAAAATATTGACTGTAACAAGTATTATCAAGTTAAATGGCAGACTTACATACCAACTAAATATGATGATTATAATATAGATTTTATTCCTTCTAGAATTAATCATATAAGGGATGAAAAATTTGATAGATTATATAAAGTAATCGTTCCAAAAGAAGTAATTAAAAATAGAAATATTTCTATAGAAATGGGTAATCATAATTTAGTTAATATAAATCTAGAGCCTGATAGAAGTTTAGATTTAAAAATAGCTCATTTTCCATTAAGATCAAAAGAACAATGTATGTCTAAGATACTAGTTGGTTGGCCCAATATGATTTTAAAAAATAAAGAAAATAATGATTATGCTGTTCATTGGAAGTTATTTTTTGAAAAGATTAAAGAAACTGGAGAAATTTCTTATGAAGATTTAGAATACTTTTCTAAAAATTATTCATTAGCTAATTATGAAGAAGGTATTGAAATTTATGAAAAAACAATGAATATAGATTTCTGTACGAATATTGAAATAAAATACAATTATTCTTACAATTATTTAAGAAATATTTTAGATAATTATGTTTATTATGTTGATGAGAATATTAAGCTTAATGAAGAGATTAAATCTTTAAACACAGTTAATAAAAAGGAGATTAAATCTTTAAACACAATTGATAAAATAGAAGATTTTAAACTTTCAAATTCTATTATTGGTGAAAAAAATGAATCTTATCTAATCACAGTCGTAATACCACTTCACAATGGTGAAAAATATCTTAGAGAATGTTTAGATTCACTTGTAAATCAAACATTAGGGATAGAAAATATTGAAGTAATCTTAGTAGATGATTTAAGCACAGATAATAGTGTAGAAATAATCAACGAATATACATCTAAATATCCATCTATTAAATTAATTCAACACACTACAAATTTAGGATGTGGTCCAGCACGTAATACTGGTTTAGACCATACCCATAGTGATTATATCACATATTTGGATTGTGATGACTATATTTCTTCAAATGCATATGAAAGAGCCTTAGAAATATTTAAAAATGATGACGATATTGATTTAGTAATTTATAAATGGGAAGAATTTAATGAAAATGGATTATTAAATAGTAGTGATATTGCTAAAACTTCCCTTAAAGAACACAAAATTATTACAAATATTAATGATTATCCAGAACTAATATTTGCAACATTTGCTTATATTAAAGTTTATTCAAAAAGAATGTTTGAATTTTTAGATTTTCCATCAGGTACTTATCAAGATAATATAGCCTCAGCAAGAGTAATGATAAATGCAAATAAAATATATGTAGCAGATGATATTACGGTTTATTATCGCCAACATGAAGATTCTATTTCACATATAATATCTGCTGATAATTATTTAAATATATTAAATGCTTCAAAACATGTTATAGATTTAAGAGATGAATCTCCAGATTATTATGATATTCTTTCATTTTTAGCATTAAAACTAGTTTATCATTGTGTTTGGTATATTTGTAAAAGTAGAGATTTCTTATTAAAAGAAGGTGAAATTCTTTATCCTACTTTAAAAAAGTTTCCTAAATATTTTTCATATGATATTTTTGAAAAATACCAAAGGCTTTTTCCCAATTACTTACCTTGTAGTGAACAAGCCCTCTGGGACATTGAAGAAATGGGTTTTTATGAATATGTTATAAAAAGCAGATGTCAAGATAATATTAAAAGTTTAAACAATAAAATTAATAGCTTAAATAATGAAAATTCCAATTTAAAAAATAATGTTACTAATTTAGAGGATAAAAATTCTAAATTAAATAAAAAGATTAAATCTCAAAATAAAAAGATTAAAAATAATGATAAATTAATTAAAGAAATTTTTAATTCTAAAAGTTGGAAATTAACAACACCTTTAAGAAGAATAGTGAACTTTTTTAGATAA
- a CDS encoding glycosyltransferase, with translation MSFKEKILNKSNSFSYYKINYSTLKSENTKLKQKLKNKDKEISKKNNEISQLKNKYEKIRSRFEIDYLYYDVDTLFSRFYVNPFLKYPFTYYDKWGLAFMDHLAKKLENNLNSAEEPLISIIFPVFNYENFIEAAICSVLNQTYTNFELIIIDDASRDSTQNLLKSFSDDRIKLIFNENSKGFSYCRNIALNQSNGEYIFYLDMYNSWQKKYLKSMAGAFLELSDCEAIYSGYYLFNNQNILGIMYGTYNKALLYNKNYISLSAFAHKRELNDKITFDETLDFLEDWYFIIETSKKCKIYSVPILQSIYYYNKEIDSSQLTFTNKHYDKSQIDYIHEKIGTDIYDFSKRHSLDKKISVIIPSYEILDDLRECIETILSYDLDLVDIIVVDNNSNEDVKNYLKKLYDNDKIKYIQNEENYSFTYAIEQGISISDKNSDILIFNNDAVLTKGSLEAMQYHAYNLKDSGIIVPQQFLHSGDKRMNFSSPFPDFNFENDLTPSKSHMNIINVPLYHDGEVLELSFAPFFCAYVKREVYNNSLGLDAELGRHYDSDRIFSDFVRYVLKLKIYHISSAKVYHKTQKSTKKLKDNEDDYNMIFLKNIWDNDLAKQLGYKNPIWKF, from the coding sequence ATGTCATTTAAAGAAAAAATATTAAATAAAAGTAATAGTTTCTCTTATTATAAAATAAATTACAGTACTTTAAAATCAGAAAATACTAAATTAAAACAAAAATTAAAAAATAAAGATAAAGAAATTTCTAAAAAGAACAATGAGATTTCTCAATTAAAGAATAAATATGAAAAAATACGTTCTAGGTTTGAAATAGATTATCTTTATTATGATGTAGATACTTTATTTTCTAGATTTTATGTAAATCCTTTTTTAAAATATCCATTTACATATTATGATAAATGGGGACTTGCTTTTATGGATCATCTAGCTAAAAAACTAGAAAATAATCTTAATTCAGCAGAGGAACCCTTAATCTCAATTATATTTCCAGTTTTCAACTATGAAAATTTTATTGAAGCTGCTATCTGCAGTGTTTTAAATCAAACATATACTAATTTTGAATTGATTATAATTGATGATGCAAGTAGAGATAGTACTCAAAATTTATTAAAATCTTTTTCTGATGATAGAATTAAATTAATATTTAATGAAAATTCAAAAGGATTTTCATATTGTCGTAACATTGCTTTAAACCAGTCTAATGGAGAGTATATTTTTTATTTAGATATGTATAATTCTTGGCAAAAAAAATATTTAAAATCAATGGCAGGGGCATTTTTAGAATTATCAGATTGTGAAGCAATATATTCTGGATATTATTTATTTAATAATCAAAATATATTAGGTATTATGTATGGAACTTACAATAAAGCTTTACTTTATAATAAAAATTATATTTCGCTAAGTGCTTTTGCACACAAAAGAGAATTAAATGATAAAATTACTTTTGATGAAACACTAGATTTTTTAGAGGATTGGTATTTTATTATAGAAACATCTAAAAAATGTAAAATCTATTCTGTACCTATTTTACAATCTATTTATTATTACAATAAAGAAATCGATTCATCTCAATTAACGTTTACTAATAAACATTATGATAAATCACAAATAGATTACATTCATGAGAAAATTGGTACTGATATTTATGACTTTTCAAAAAGACATAGTTTAGATAAAAAAATTAGTGTGATTATCCCAAGTTATGAAATATTAGATGATTTAAGAGAATGTATTGAAACTATCCTTTCCTATGATTTAGATTTAGTTGATATTATTGTTGTAGATAATAATTCAAACGAAGATGTTAAAAATTATCTTAAAAAATTATACGACAATGATAAAATAAAATATATCCAAAATGAAGAAAATTATAGCTTTACTTATGCAATTGAACAAGGAATTTCAATTTCAGATAAAAATTCGGATATTTTAATATTTAATAATGATGCAGTTTTGACAAAAGGTTCATTAGAAGCAATGCAATATCATGCTTACAATCTTAAAGATTCAGGGATTATTGTTCCTCAACAATTTTTACATAGTGGAGATAAAAGAATGAATTTTTCTTCTCCTTTTCCCGATTTTAACTTTGAAAATGATTTAACTCCTTCAAAAAGTCATATGAATATAATAAATGTACCTTTATATCATGATGGTGAAGTTTTAGAGTTATCTTTTGCTCCATTTTTCTGTGCATATGTTAAAAGGGAAGTTTATAATAATTCATTAGGTTTAGATGCAGAACTTGGAAGGCATTATGATTCAGATAGGATTTTTTCTGATTTTGTAAGGTATGTTTTAAAATTAAAAATTTATCATATATCTTCGGCTAAAGTTTATCATAAAACTCAGAAATCAACTAAAAAGTTAAAAGATAATGAAGATGATTATAATATGATTTTTTTAAAAAATATTTGGGATAATGATTTAGCTAAACAATTAGGCTATAAAAACCCTATATGGAAATTTTAG
- a CDS encoding glycosyltransferase, whose protein sequence is MVKVSVIIPIYNVENFLNDCLDSIVNQSLTDIEVICIDDGSTDNSLAILQSYAKFDDRVKIIHQDNKGSGATRNLGIEQSTGDYVYFMDSDDYIDLNALEKLYNNAVSNNSDFVIFKIARFDKENDINYNAPGFDIESIFGDVDYNNFTFKYSNIKHYVMNASFAPWIKLYKKEFLDRYNDLRFPKDLAYEDVPFHVKIMLYASRISFIPEFLYFYRLNPNSRVHTSNSYDIFKIIDIVEKFLIDKKYYDELKDEFDLFKITQILNYILSIGEEEYFQKTKEEFSKIKISSQTNISEYYLERYDLVLRSNNLIEYINEHYEICINNLNKVISNLNGNISNLNEDINQLNVEKNFLEKDISNLKSKNEFLSEKCDAFKCDLDCLSNKNKKLINRNKKLMDSNRKYKRDLKAAKKFKTAVLNSNSWKLTKPLRFIRKKI, encoded by the coding sequence TTGGTAAAAGTTTCAGTTATTATTCCTATTTACAATGTCGAGAATTTTTTAAATGATTGTTTGGATAGTATTGTTAATCAATCATTAACCGATATTGAAGTTATTTGTATTGATGATGGTTCTACAGATAACTCTTTAGCTATTTTACAGTCTTATGCAAAATTTGATGATAGGGTAAAAATTATTCATCAAGACAATAAAGGTTCAGGTGCTACAAGAAATCTCGGTATTGAACAGAGTACAGGGGATTATGTTTATTTTATGGATTCTGATGATTATATTGATTTAAATGCTTTAGAAAAACTTTATAATAATGCAGTTTCTAATAATTCTGATTTTGTTATTTTTAAAATAGCTCGTTTTGATAAAGAAAATGATATAAATTATAATGCTCCAGGCTTTGATATTGAAAGTATTTTTGGAGATGTTGATTATAATAATTTTACTTTCAAATATTCGAATATTAAACATTATGTAATGAATGCATCTTTTGCTCCATGGATTAAGCTATATAAAAAAGAATTTTTAGATAGATATAATGATTTAAGATTTCCAAAAGATTTAGCATATGAAGATGTTCCTTTTCATGTAAAGATTATGTTATATGCATCTAGGATATCTTTTATTCCAGAATTTCTTTATTTTTATCGTTTAAACCCGAATTCAAGAGTTCATACTTCAAATAGCTATGATATTTTTAAAATAATTGATATTGTTGAAAAATTCCTTATTGATAAAAAATATTATGATGAATTGAAAGATGAATTTGATTTATTTAAAATTACTCAAATTTTAAATTATATTCTTTCTATAGGTGAGGAAGAATATTTCCAAAAAACAAAAGAAGAGTTTTCTAAAATCAAAATAAGTAGCCAAACTAATATTAGTGAATATTATTTAGAAAGATATGATTTAGTTTTAAGATCTAATAATTTAATTGAATATATTAATGAGCATTATGAAATTTGTATAAACAATTTAAATAAAGTTATTTCTAATCTAAATGGAAATATATCAAATTTAAATGAGGATATTAATCAATTAAATGTTGAAAAAAATTTTCTAGAAAAAGATATTTCAAATCTAAAATCAAAAAATGAATTTTTATCAGAAAAATGTGATGCTTTTAAATGTGATTTAGATTGTTTATCTAATAAAAATAAAAAATTAATTAATAGAAACAAAAAATTAATGGATTCAAATAGAAAATATAAAAGAGATTTAAAAGCTGCTAAAAAGTTTAAAACAGCTGTTTTAAATTCTAATAGTTGGAAATTGACAAAACCATTAAGATTTATTAGAAAAAAAATTTAG